The stretch of DNA GTTTGAAGCGCAGCCCTCCTTCGTCCCACGACCTCCCGAACTACTGGATCGATCGGGCGAGGTCAAAGCGATCCGCGTTCATCACCTTCGTCCAGGCTGCGACGAAATCCTTGGCAAACTTCTCCTTCGAATCCGCACAGGCATAGACCTCCGCGAAGGCGCGCAGCTGCGAATGCGAGCCGAAGATCAGATCGACACGGGTGCCAGTCCACTTCAGCGCGTTGGTCTTCCGGTCGCGCCCTTCATAGACGCCCTCCTCACCGGAAGCGGGGCTCCACGTCGTGCTCATATCGAGCAGATTGACGAAGAAGTCATTGGTCAGCCGGCCGGGCGTCTCGGTGAACACGCCATGTTTGGAGCCGCCGGTATTGGCGCCAAGGACGCGCAGCCCACCGACCAGCACCGTCATTTCCGGACCGGTCAGGGTCAGCAGCTGCGCGCGGTCAACCAGCGCTTCTTCCGGCTTCATGAACTGCCGCTTGCTGCTGCTGATATAGTTGCGGAACCCATCTGCGCGCGGCTCCAGCGGCGCGAAGGACTCAACATCGGTCTGCTCCTGCGAGGCATCCATGCGTCCCGGCGCGAAAGGCACCGATATGCTGAGCCCGGCATCCTTCGCCGCTTTCTCGACCGCCGCATTGCCCGCGAGCACGATGAGATCGGCGAGCGACACCTTCTTCCTGCCCGGCTGGGCGGCGTTGAACTCCTTCTGGATCGCCTCGAGCTTTTGCAGCACGATTTTGAGCTGCGCCGGCTCGTTCACCTCCCAGTCCTTCTGCGGCGCCAGGCGGATGCGCGCACCATTGGCACCACCGCGTTTATCGGAGCGGCGGAACGTCGATGCCGATGCCCAGGCCGTTGAGACGAGCTGCGGCACAGAGAGACCGGTGGCAAGAATTTTCGCCTTGAGGGCCGCGACGTCCTGGTCGTCGATCAACACATGATCGACCTCCGGGATCGGATCCTGCCAGATCAGAACCTCCTGCGGGACAAGCGGGCCAAGATAGCGTACCCGCGGCCCCATATCGCGATGCGTGAGCTTGAACCAGGCGCGGGCGAACGCATCCGCAAACTGATCCGGGTTCTCATAGAAGCGCCGCGAGATTTTTTCGTAGGCCGGATCGAACCGCAATGAGAGATCCGTGGTCAGCATGGTCGGCACACGCTTCTTCGACGGATCGAACGGGTCCGGAATTGACGGCTCGGCGCCTTTTGCCTGCCATTGCCAGGCTCCAGCCGGGCTCTTCGTCAGCTCCCACTCGTATTTGAACAGGTTCTCGAAGAAGTAGTTGCTCCACCGAACCGGCGTCTGCGACCAGATTACCTCCGGGCCGCCGGTTATGGCATCGGCGCCCCAGCCGGTGCCGTGTTTGCTCTTCCAGCCAAGGCCTTGGTCCTCGAGGGCGCCCATTTCCGGCTCCGGCCCCACCAGCGAGGGATCGCCCGCACCATGGGTCTTGCCGAAGGTGTGGCCGCCGGCGATCAGGGCGACGGTCTCCTCGTCGTTCATCGCCATGCGGAAGAATGTCTCGCGGATGTCCCTGGCTGCTGCAACCGGATCGGGCTTGCCGTTCGGCCCTTCCGGATTGACATAGATGAGGCCCATCTGCACGGCGCCCAGCGGCTCGGAGAGCTGGCGTTCGCCGCTGTAGCGTTCATCGCCCAGCCATGTTCCCTCAGGCCCCCAATAAAGCTCTTCGGGCTCCCACACATCCGCGCGGCCACCGGCGAAACCGAAGGTTTTGAAGCCCATCGATTCCAGCGCCACGTTCCCCGCCAGGATCATCAGATCGGCCCAGGAGAGTTTGCGGCCATATTTCTGCTTGATCGGCCACAGGAGCCGACGCGCCTTGTCGAGATTGGCATTGTCCGGCCAGCTGTTGAGCGGTGCAAATCGCTGCTGCCCGGCCCCTGCCCCGCCCCGACCGTCGGTAATGCGGTAGGTGCCTGCGCTATGCCAGGCCATCCGGATCATCAATCCACCATAGTGACCGAAATCAGCCGGCCACCAATCCTGCGAGTCTGTCATCAAGGCATGGAGGTCCTTGATCACGGCATCGAGATCGAGGGTCAGAAACTCCTTGGCATAGTCGAAATCCTTCCCCATCGGATCGCTCAAATTTGAGTTCCGATGCAGCATCTCGATGTCCAGCGCTTCCGGCCACCAATCGCGGTTCCGGCGTCCACGGGCTCCGCCTGTGAACGGGCACTTGCCCGCGCTCTCATCCGTCTTTGCGTCCATCATTCCCTCGTCTGGCGGGTTTGCAGCTATTCTAAGAACAGTTTTACGAAGCCGACCCGGGCAGGTAAAGCAGGCATGTTGGTCGCAGGGATGAGAAGGGACCCAGCGCTCCTCCTTGCTCTCCGCAGCCTCATCGGGAACCGCGTCTCGCTGATGCTCGTTGGCGAGAATGCGGAGCCTGGGAGGATGCTGACCAATGCTGTGGATGCGCGCTGCATGCCGATTTGCCCGAGTTGTCTGCTTGGCGCTGGCGAGCCTCTCGATTGCTATGGTGGTCACGGCCGATGCAAGTTCCACATGGCGCCGCCATGTGGACAATCGCTTGGGCCTGAGCGTGGATTTGCCGGCCAAGGGATTCGTCGCCGCCGATCCAGCCCCCGGAAATGAGGGCATTCGCCTGGTCGCCTCTGACGGTTCGGGCGAGATTTCGGTCTATAGCGTGCCGCTCTCGTCCATGAGTTTTTCTGCATTCCGCCGGCAACTCATCGAAGGTGCTCGCGACTACGGCGCTCGGATCACCTATACCGCGGGCGGCGATAATTGGTTTGTCTTCTCAGGGTTATGGAAAGACCAGATCGTCTACTACAAGGTCCTGCTGAAACAGGTCTGCGGCACACCCACGGCCCATCAGTTTCATCTGCGCTATCCGCGCAATCAGAAGCGGTCTTACGATCCGGTGATCGCGCGCATGGACGACACTCTGCGCAGCAGTCCTCAGCCTGTCTGCAGATGAGGCTCTTCAAGCTTAGGATACCAGCATCTTCTGGTTGGCCTTGTGCGCACTCTTCAGGTCCTTTGAGAACTGTGAGATGATTCGGCTTTGCTTCTCGCTGTTTCGTCTTATGTTGTAGAAGAGATTGTCATAGAAATACTGCTGCGTCTTGATCGGCCTCATATCCCCCCTCGCCTCCCAATGTTGCGCGTAATGCTCTGGAAGGAAGCCGATGAAGCGGCCCGACAGGATGAGGATCGCCGCGCTCTCCATATTGTGGACCATGGTGACGCCGCGAAGCACCTCCTTATAGCCGGGCTCGTCTGGCAATGGGCAGACATGGCTTGCATATTTCTCCGACGCGATCTGATCGGTCGACCAGCCATGCGGCGCAAGCTCGAACAGAGGATGCAGCCGCGAGCAGTACAGATACTGCCGTTCCGTGAACAGGAGATCGTAGTCGAGCACCCCGAGATTGCTGAGCCGGGGACCAACCCCGACATCAAGCATTCCATCCGAGACCTGGCGCTCGAGATCGCGCGGTGAAACCACCTCGACGGTCACTGTCACCTCGTGGTCTCGACGGTCGAACAGATGGATCGCCCGATGCACCGCTGCGCGCGGATTGTTCACGATATTATCGACGATCCCAATCCGGAGCTTGCCGACCAGGATATCGCGCAAGCCGGCGAGTTCGGAATTGGCAGCACTCACTGCACCCGTGAGCCGCCGCGCGATTTCATAGACCTTGAGCCCCTCCTCGGTCAGGCGGAAACCGCCGCGCCCGCGATCACAGAGCTTGACGCCCAGCCGCTTCTCGAGCGTCGCCATGTGGGAGCTGATGGTCGAGAGGCCAACATTCAGGCTGGTCTGAGCGGCGGCGAGACCACGATTCTCGACCACAGTCAGAAATACCTGCATCAGGCGGAGGTCGAGATCGGTAATGCTCGTCACGGAACTGTTCGACAGCGATTGAACTGTAATTCGCGACTTCGATATTTGTCGAAGGTAATCGTTCGTGCAAGCTTCTGATTACGGAGTGAGTGGAATCAACATGTCCGCTTAGCTCATAATAAAAAAGGGGAGTTGGATCGATGAAACTTCGCAACTTCACGAATCGCGTGACGACGCGCCGCCAGCTGCTCCAGGCAGCGGCCGTCACAACCGGTGCAGCCCTGGTCTCGCAAATGCCCTTCAGGGCGGCCGAGGCTCAGAGCGATGAAAAGGT from Rhodoligotrophos sp. CJ14 encodes:
- the katG gene encoding catalase/peroxidase HPI, with the translated sequence MDAKTDESAGKCPFTGGARGRRNRDWWPEALDIEMLHRNSNLSDPMGKDFDYAKEFLTLDLDAVIKDLHALMTDSQDWWPADFGHYGGLMIRMAWHSAGTYRITDGRGGAGAGQQRFAPLNSWPDNANLDKARRLLWPIKQKYGRKLSWADLMILAGNVALESMGFKTFGFAGGRADVWEPEELYWGPEGTWLGDERYSGERQLSEPLGAVQMGLIYVNPEGPNGKPDPVAAARDIRETFFRMAMNDEETVALIAGGHTFGKTHGAGDPSLVGPEPEMGALEDQGLGWKSKHGTGWGADAITGGPEVIWSQTPVRWSNYFFENLFKYEWELTKSPAGAWQWQAKGAEPSIPDPFDPSKKRVPTMLTTDLSLRFDPAYEKISRRFYENPDQFADAFARAWFKLTHRDMGPRVRYLGPLVPQEVLIWQDPIPEVDHVLIDDQDVAALKAKILATGLSVPQLVSTAWASASTFRRSDKRGGANGARIRLAPQKDWEVNEPAQLKIVLQKLEAIQKEFNAAQPGRKKVSLADLIVLAGNAAVEKAAKDAGLSISVPFAPGRMDASQEQTDVESFAPLEPRADGFRNYISSSKRQFMKPEEALVDRAQLLTLTGPEMTVLVGGLRVLGANTGGSKHGVFTETPGRLTNDFFVNLLDMSTTWSPASGEEGVYEGRDRKTNALKWTGTRVDLIFGSHSQLRAFAEVYACADSKEKFAKDFVAAWTKVMNADRFDLARSIQ
- a CDS encoding LysR family transcriptional regulator; amino-acid sequence: MTSITDLDLRLMQVFLTVVENRGLAAAQTSLNVGLSTISSHMATLEKRLGVKLCDRGRGGFRLTEEGLKVYEIARRLTGAVSAANSELAGLRDILVGKLRIGIVDNIVNNPRAAVHRAIHLFDRRDHEVTVTVEVVSPRDLERQVSDGMLDVGVGPRLSNLGVLDYDLLFTERQYLYCSRLHPLFELAPHGWSTDQIASEKYASHVCPLPDEPGYKEVLRGVTMVHNMESAAILILSGRFIGFLPEHYAQHWEARGDMRPIKTQQYFYDNLFYNIRRNSEKQSRIISQFSKDLKSAHKANQKMLVS